The Gopherus flavomarginatus isolate rGopFla2 unplaced genomic scaffold, rGopFla2.mat.asm mat_scaffold_687_arrow_ctg1, whole genome shotgun sequence genome includes a window with the following:
- the LOC127042616 gene encoding uncharacterized protein LOC127042616 isoform X2, with the protein MGSNNMDENFFLDIPDAALEALNFDLSSVIPQEEMLKGRALKGAKKFPSEAAAVGSKGIKHTDFEQPCTSKSLIAQNPQPLKRGKKFPSEAAAVGSKGIKHTDFEQPCTSKSLIEQNQPALKKAKKSTSKTASVFRAGGKGLRPPAFEPPKATSTTFKNHGKRGGGGKAPRFQQTYASPTQSALKINNSVEGTVSRGGFEQGEEVNPQAFGTRKTPATNNNLPVGLAASVAACNELFSVCSSLKRLIDKKFSKLILEVFQKQNFPEERVVLDQKIADTRALIEKVESALKGEGRG; encoded by the exons ATGGGAAGCAACAACATG GACGAGaacttttttcttgacattccagatgccgcgcTAGAAGCTTTAAATTTTG acttatcaagcgttattcctcaagaagaaatgttgaagggAAGAGCGCTTAAAGGggccaagaaatttccctctgaggcagctgcagttggaagcaagggtattaagcacaccgattttgaacagccctgcacGTCCAAATCCCTCATTGCCCAAAACCCGCAACCTTTAAAGAGGGGCAAAaaatttccctctgaggcagctgcagtcggaagcaagggtattaagcacaccgattttgaacagccctgtaCGTCTAAATCccttattgaacaaaaccagccggcattaaaaaaggccaaaaagtctacctctaaaacagcatcCGTTTTCAGggcggggggaaaggggctcagaccccccgCTTTTGAACCgcccaaagctacctctacaacttTCAAAAACCATGGTAAGCGAGGCGGAGGCGGTAAAGCCCCTCGTTTTCAACAGACCTATGCCTCCCCGACCCaatcagctttaaaaataaacaactctGTAGAAGGAACCGTGTCTAGGGGTGGGTTCgagcagggtgaagaagttaaCCCCCAAGCTTTCGGAACCCGCAAAACCCCTGCTACAAATAACAatcttcctgtggggctggccgcatcagttgctgcttgtaacgagctgtttagtgtttgttcatctttaaagcgtttaatagataaaaagttttcaaagctaattcttgaggtatttcaaaaacaaaattttccagaagaaagggttgttttagaccaaaaaatagcagaCACCCGGGCACTAATTGAAAAGGTCGAAAGCGCgttaaagggggaaggaagagggtga
- the LOC127042616 gene encoding uncharacterized protein LOC127042616 isoform X3 has protein sequence MGSNNMDENFFLDIPDAALEALNFEQDGSQNHPIGFPEITEEDLSSVIPQEEMLKGRALKGAKKFPSEAAAVGSKGIKHTDFEQPSTS, from the exons ATGGGAAGCAACAACATG GACGAGaacttttttcttgacattccagatgccgcgcTAGAAGCTTTAAATTTTG aacaagatggaagtcaaaaccacccaataggttttcctgaaattacagaggaag acttatcaagcgttattcctcaagaagaaatgttgaagggAAGAGCGCTTAAAGGggccaagaaatttccctctgaggcagctgcagttggaagcaagggtattaagcacaccgattttgaacagccct CCACCAGTTAG
- the LOC127042616 gene encoding uncharacterized protein LOC127042616 isoform X4 codes for MGSNNMDENFFLDIPDAALEALNFEQDGSQNHPIGFPEITEEDLSSVIPQEEMLKGRALKGAKKFPSEAAAVGSKATS; via the exons ATGGGAAGCAACAACATG GACGAGaacttttttcttgacattccagatgccgcgcTAGAAGCTTTAAATTTTG aacaagatggaagtcaaaaccacccaataggttttcctgaaattacagaggaag acttatcaagcgttattcctcaagaagaaatgttgaagggAAGAGCGCTTAAAGGggccaagaaatttccctctgaggcagctgcagttggaagcaagg CCACCAGTTAG
- the LOC127042616 gene encoding uncharacterized protein LOC127042616 isoform X1, which produces MGSNNMDENFFLDIPDAALEALNFEQDGSQNHPIGFPEITEEDLSSVIPQEEMLKGRALKGAKKFPSEAAAVGSKGIKHTDFEQPCTSKSLIAQNPQPLKRGKKFPSEAAAVGSKGIKHTDFEQPCTSKSLIEQNQPALKKAKKSTSKTASVFRAGGKGLRPPAFEPPKATSTTFKNHGKRGGGGKAPRFQQTYASPTQSALKINNSVEGTVSRGGFEQGEEVNPQAFGTRKTPATNNNLPVGLAASVAACNELFSVCSSLKRLIDKKFSKLILEVFQKQNFPEERVVLDQKIADTRALIEKVESALKGEGRG; this is translated from the exons ATGGGAAGCAACAACATG GACGAGaacttttttcttgacattccagatgccgcgcTAGAAGCTTTAAATTTTG aacaagatggaagtcaaaaccacccaataggttttcctgaaattacagaggaag acttatcaagcgttattcctcaagaagaaatgttgaagggAAGAGCGCTTAAAGGggccaagaaatttccctctgaggcagctgcagttggaagcaagggtattaagcacaccgattttgaacagccctgcacGTCCAAATCCCTCATTGCCCAAAACCCGCAACCTTTAAAGAGGGGCAAAaaatttccctctgaggcagctgcagtcggaagcaagggtattaagcacaccgattttgaacagccctgtaCGTCTAAATCccttattgaacaaaaccagccggcattaaaaaaggccaaaaagtctacctctaaaacagcatcCGTTTTCAGggcggggggaaaggggctcagaccccccgCTTTTGAACCgcccaaagctacctctacaacttTCAAAAACCATGGTAAGCGAGGCGGAGGCGGTAAAGCCCCTCGTTTTCAACAGACCTATGCCTCCCCGACCCaatcagctttaaaaataaacaactctGTAGAAGGAACCGTGTCTAGGGGTGGGTTCgagcagggtgaagaagttaaCCCCCAAGCTTTCGGAACCCGCAAAACCCCTGCTACAAATAACAatcttcctgtggggctggccgcatcagttgctgcttgtaacgagctgtttagtgtttgttcatctttaaagcgtttaatagataaaaagttttcaaagctaattcttgaggtatttcaaaaacaaaattttccagaagaaagggttgttttagaccaaaaaatagcagaCACCCGGGCACTAATTGAAAAGGTCGAAAGCGCgttaaagggggaaggaagagggtga